In a single window of the Delftia tsuruhatensis genome:
- the rplM gene encoding 50S ribosomal protein L13 — translation MSTFSAKPAEVQHEWFVIDATDKVLGRVASEVALRLRGKHKAIYTPHVDTGDYIVIINASKLKVTGTKNLDKVYYRHSGFPGGITATNFRDLQAKFPGRALEKAVKGMLPKGPLGYAMIKKLKVYGGAEHPHTAQQPKALEI, via the coding sequence ATGTCTACATTCAGCGCAAAGCCCGCTGAGGTGCAACACGAGTGGTTTGTGATTGACGCCACCGACAAGGTGCTCGGACGTGTCGCCAGCGAAGTGGCACTCCGTCTGCGCGGCAAGCACAAGGCCATTTACACACCTCACGTTGACACCGGCGACTACATCGTCATCATCAACGCCTCCAAGCTCAAGGTCACCGGCACCAAGAACCTGGACAAGGTGTACTACCGCCATTCCGGCTTCCCCGGCGGCATCACTGCCACCAACTTCCGCGATCTGCAGGCCAAGTTCCCCGGCCGCGCCCTGGAAAAGGCCGTCAAGGGCATGCTGCCCAAGGGCCCCCTGGGCTACGCGATGATCAAGAAGCTCAAGGTGTACGGCGGTGCAGAGCATCCCCACACCGCCCAGCAGCCCAAGGCTCTGGAAATCTAA
- the rpsI gene encoding 30S ribosomal protein S9, with protein sequence MIGDWNNGTGRRKSSVARVFLKKGSGKITVNGKDIQQYFGRETSIMIAKQPLVLTNNLEAFDILVNVHGGGESGQAGATRHGITRALIDYDAALKPALSQAGFVTRDAREVERKKVGLHSARRAKQFSKR encoded by the coding sequence ATGATTGGTGATTGGAACAATGGCACCGGCCGTCGCAAATCCAGCGTCGCCCGCGTGTTCCTGAAGAAGGGCTCCGGCAAGATCACTGTGAATGGCAAGGACATTCAGCAGTATTTCGGCCGCGAAACCTCCATCATGATCGCAAAGCAACCTCTGGTGCTGACGAACAACCTGGAAGCTTTCGACATCCTGGTGAACGTCCACGGTGGTGGCGAATCCGGCCAGGCCGGCGCAACCCGCCACGGCATCACGCGCGCCCTGATCGACTACGACGCGGCCCTGAAGCCCGCACTGAGCCAGGCCGGCTTCGTGACGCGCGATGCCCGTGAAGTCGAGCGCAAGAAGGTCGGCCTGCACTCCGCACGTCGCGCCAAGCAGTTCTCCAAGCGTTGA
- a CDS encoding septal ring lytic transglycosylase RlpA family protein: MASDFRRLPGRWLAMCAITATLAGCAPVPVAESDAESGALMANAEAITEAQVPSSAVPSAGKRGSRASRAAQPVARAAEARPSEPATSQEDAESPSNPEFALVPSRDSDQQGLASWYGPGLHGRLTASGERFDKQELTAAHRSFAFGSRVCVRSAATGKTVVVRINDRGPFAPGRVIDLSQAAAQELGMVGLGIKPVELWQLDEGEEECPETRVTARKAESLKRAQQAKAQSQARGQAQARAQGRNTRAQAKAPAPRARTAVASRAPARPAASAASPAAATAVASAAQGAR, translated from the coding sequence CTGGCGATGTGCGCCATCACCGCCACATTGGCCGGCTGCGCGCCGGTACCCGTGGCCGAGAGCGATGCCGAGTCCGGCGCCCTGATGGCGAATGCCGAGGCGATCACGGAGGCCCAGGTGCCATCATCGGCCGTCCCCTCGGCAGGCAAGCGCGGCAGCCGCGCATCGCGGGCGGCGCAGCCCGTCGCCAGAGCCGCCGAGGCCAGGCCCTCCGAGCCGGCGACCTCCCAGGAGGATGCCGAGTCGCCCTCCAATCCTGAATTCGCCCTCGTGCCCTCGCGCGACAGCGACCAGCAAGGCCTGGCCTCCTGGTATGGCCCGGGCCTGCATGGTCGCCTGACCGCCAGCGGCGAGCGTTTCGACAAGCAGGAGCTCACGGCCGCGCACCGCAGCTTTGCCTTCGGCAGCCGCGTGTGCGTGCGCAGCGCCGCCACCGGCAAGACCGTGGTGGTGCGCATCAATGACCGGGGGCCCTTCGCTCCGGGCCGCGTGATCGACCTGAGCCAGGCCGCTGCCCAGGAGCTGGGCATGGTCGGCCTGGGCATCAAGCCCGTGGAGCTGTGGCAGCTCGATGAAGGCGAGGAGGAGTGTCCCGAAACCCGCGTCACGGCCCGGAAGGCCGAATCCCTCAAGAGGGCCCAGCAGGCCAAGGCGCAATCCCAGGCCAGGGGGCAGGCGCAGGCCAGGGCTCAGGGTCGCAACACGCGGGCCCAGGCCAAGGCGCCCGCACCCAGGGCGCGCACGGCCGTGGCCAGCCGCGCACCAGCCAGGCCGGCGGCATCGGCGGCTTCGCCCGCCGCGGCCACCGCCGTTGCTTCAGCGGCGCAGGGCGCGCGCTGA
- a CDS encoding 23S rRNA (adenine(2030)-N(6))-methyltransferase RlmJ: protein MFSYRHAFHAGNHADVLKHTVLIATLQYLLQKEAALTVLDTHAGAGLYRLDGDYASKSGEAADGILRLAQESELAPVLQAYLAMVRSFNQGTQLRNYPGSPFIIQSLLRVQERDKLKVFELHPTDMRALTGNIAQLQAGRQVAVLHEDGFEGVKKFLPPPSRRALLLCDPSYELKSDYAKVLDMVADSLKRFATGTYAVWYPIIPRPEAHDLPRRLKTMATKAGKSWLNAELTVKSNKTSERGGLPASGMFLINPPYNLKEQLKPAMPQMVQLLGQDENAAFTLESGG from the coding sequence ATGTTCAGTTACCGCCACGCCTTCCATGCAGGCAACCACGCCGATGTGCTCAAGCACACGGTGCTGATCGCCACCCTGCAATACCTGCTCCAGAAGGAGGCTGCGCTCACGGTGCTGGACACGCACGCGGGCGCCGGCCTGTACCGCCTGGATGGCGACTACGCCAGCAAGAGCGGCGAGGCCGCCGACGGCATCCTGCGCCTGGCCCAGGAATCCGAGCTGGCCCCGGTGCTGCAGGCCTACCTGGCCATGGTGCGCTCCTTCAACCAGGGCACGCAGCTGCGCAACTACCCGGGTTCGCCCTTCATCATCCAGTCCCTGCTGCGCGTGCAGGAACGCGACAAGCTCAAGGTCTTCGAGCTGCACCCCACCGACATGCGCGCGCTGACCGGCAACATCGCCCAGCTGCAGGCAGGCCGCCAGGTCGCCGTGCTGCACGAGGACGGCTTCGAGGGCGTCAAGAAATTCCTGCCACCGCCCTCGCGCCGCGCCCTGCTGCTGTGCGATCCCAGCTACGAGCTCAAGAGCGACTACGCCAAGGTACTGGACATGGTGGCCGACAGCCTCAAGCGCTTCGCCACCGGCACCTATGCGGTCTGGTACCCCATCATTCCCCGTCCCGAGGCGCACGACCTGCCGCGCCGCCTGAAGACCATGGCCACCAAGGCCGGCAAGAGCTGGCTGAATGCCGAGCTCACGGTCAAGAGCAACAAGACCTCGGAGCGCGGCGGCCTGCCGGCCAGCGGCATGTTCCTGATCAACCCGCCCTACAACCTCAAGGAGCAGCTCAAGCCGGCCATGCCGCAGATGGTCCAGCTGCTGGGCCAGGACGAGAACGCGGCCTTCACCCTCGAATCGGGCGGCTGA
- a CDS encoding Bug family tripartite tricarboxylate transporter substrate binding protein codes for MTSISRRQLLSTATTACATCALAPLAVSAQATWPSRPVSLVVGYPPGGLTDAGARFVTQGMSSVLGQSVVVENRPGASGNIGASEVLRANDSHKLLVANTSLTINPHTFATPSPNPLDFTPIGLILESQLVLCVHPASPAKDLEQFRVWVEAGTRAGGFSYASAGSGGNTHLAMELLRERAGLPMMNQVPYKGSAPAIQDVVGNQVPCIVDAASLLIPFITTGRLRPILVTGAARLPALPDVPTGTELGLKDFLVTVFVGLWGKPRLEPEIVRAANAALNTATAAPAVSSAIAKNGDMVGGGSPERLDQLTRDNYRLWGEIARKNRIRAG; via the coding sequence GTGACCTCGATTTCCAGACGCCAGCTTCTCAGCACCGCCACGACGGCCTGCGCCACCTGCGCGCTCGCGCCACTGGCCGTTTCGGCCCAGGCCACCTGGCCTTCCAGGCCGGTCTCGCTCGTCGTCGGCTATCCGCCGGGCGGGCTGACCGATGCCGGCGCACGCTTCGTCACGCAGGGCATGTCCTCGGTGCTGGGTCAGTCGGTGGTGGTCGAGAACCGGCCCGGCGCATCAGGCAACATCGGTGCCAGCGAGGTGCTGCGGGCCAATGACTCCCACAAGCTGCTGGTGGCCAATACCAGCCTCACCATCAATCCACACACCTTTGCCACGCCCTCGCCCAACCCGCTGGACTTCACGCCCATCGGGCTGATCCTGGAGTCCCAGTTAGTGCTGTGCGTGCACCCGGCCTCTCCCGCGAAGGACCTGGAGCAGTTCCGAGTCTGGGTCGAGGCCGGGACCCGGGCTGGCGGGTTCAGCTATGCCAGCGCCGGCAGCGGCGGCAACACGCATCTGGCAATGGAGCTGCTGCGTGAGCGCGCCGGCCTGCCCATGATGAACCAGGTGCCCTACAAGGGCAGCGCACCGGCCATCCAAGACGTGGTGGGCAATCAGGTGCCCTGCATCGTGGACGCGGCCTCGCTGCTGATCCCCTTCATCACCACAGGCAGGCTGCGCCCCATCCTGGTCACCGGCGCCGCGCGCCTGCCAGCCCTGCCGGACGTGCCCACGGGCACCGAGCTGGGTCTGAAGGACTTTCTGGTCACCGTCTTCGTCGGCCTCTGGGGCAAGCCCCGGCTGGAGCCCGAGATCGTCCGCGCCGCCAATGCGGCCCTGAACACAGCCACCGCAGCGCCTGCCGTGAGCAGCGCTATCGCCAAGAACGGCGACATGGTCGGTGGCGGTTCGCCCGAGCGGCTCGACCAGCTGACCCGAGACAACTACCGGCTCTGGGGTGAAATCGCCAGGAAGAACCGCATCCGCGCCGGCTGA
- the mdtD gene encoding multidrug transporter subunit MdtD encodes MNPEDKNASTSSSRSILLWLVAIGFFMQTLDGTIVNTALPTMAEALGESPLRMQSVIVAYSLTMAMLIPASGWMADRFGTRRVYLWAIGLFVLGSVLCALAPNLSLMVAARVLQGMGGALLMPVGRLAVLRAFPREQFLKAMSFVAIPGLVGPLIGPTLGGWMVEYVSWHWIFLVNVPVGLIGLAATLRFMPVGERFAVKRFDGVGYVLLAFGMVAVSLALDSMSGKGIHGAMVFVLLIFGLASLAAYWLHALRRPDPLFAPELFAVRSLRVGLLGNLFSRLGSSCMPFLIPLVLQVCLGFSPMQAGMMMLPTVLASMAMKRQTTSLIQRIGYRRVLMGNTLLLSLMIASFGFMSTALPLWVVIIQLLIFGATNSMQFTAMNTVTLKDLDAGNASSGNSLLSMVQMLAMGMGVAAAGAVLAGFSEWFGGDTPQQTLDAFRATFVCMGAVTLASTMIFSQLGEDEDVRPKPLEPAEHE; translated from the coding sequence ATGAATCCTGAGGACAAGAACGCTTCCACCTCTTCCTCGCGCTCGATCCTGCTGTGGCTGGTGGCCATCGGCTTTTTCATGCAGACGCTGGACGGCACCATCGTGAATACCGCGTTGCCCACCATGGCCGAGGCCCTGGGCGAGAGCCCGCTGCGCATGCAGTCGGTGATCGTGGCGTATTCGCTGACCATGGCCATGCTGATCCCTGCCTCGGGCTGGATGGCCGACCGCTTCGGCACGCGGCGCGTCTATCTGTGGGCTATCGGGCTGTTCGTGCTGGGCTCGGTGCTGTGCGCGCTCGCCCCCAACCTGAGCCTGATGGTGGCCGCGCGCGTGTTGCAGGGCATGGGCGGCGCGTTGCTCATGCCCGTGGGACGGCTGGCCGTGCTGCGCGCGTTTCCGCGCGAGCAGTTCCTCAAGGCCATGAGCTTCGTGGCCATCCCCGGCCTTGTCGGTCCGTTGATCGGGCCGACGTTGGGCGGCTGGATGGTCGAGTACGTGAGCTGGCACTGGATCTTCCTGGTCAACGTGCCCGTGGGCCTGATCGGCCTGGCGGCCACGCTGCGCTTCATGCCCGTGGGCGAGCGCTTTGCCGTCAAGCGCTTCGATGGCGTGGGCTATGTGCTGCTGGCCTTCGGCATGGTGGCCGTGTCGCTGGCGCTGGACAGCATGTCGGGCAAGGGCATCCACGGCGCCATGGTGTTCGTGCTGCTGATCTTCGGCCTGGCCAGCCTGGCCGCCTACTGGCTGCATGCGCTGCGCCGGCCCGATCCGCTGTTCGCGCCGGAGCTGTTCGCCGTGCGCAGCCTGCGCGTCGGGCTGCTGGGCAACCTGTTCTCGCGCCTGGGCAGCTCCTGCATGCCCTTTCTGATCCCCCTGGTGCTGCAGGTCTGCCTGGGCTTCTCTCCCATGCAGGCCGGCATGATGATGCTGCCCACGGTGCTGGCCAGCATGGCCATGAAGCGCCAGACCACGTCGTTGATACAGCGCATCGGCTACCGCCGTGTGCTCATGGGCAACACCCTGCTGCTGTCGCTGATGATCGCCAGCTTCGGCTTCATGTCCACGGCCCTGCCACTGTGGGTGGTGATCATCCAGCTGCTGATCTTCGGCGCCACCAATTCCATGCAGTTCACCGCCATGAACACCGTCACGCTCAAGGATCTGGATGCAGGCAACGCCAGCAGCGGCAACAGCCTGCTGTCCATGGTGCAGATGCTGGCCATGGGCATGGGCGTGGCGGCGGCCGGTGCCGTGCTGGCCGGCTTCAGCGAGTGGTTCGGGGGCGATACGCCGCAGCAGACACTCGACGCCTTCCGCGCCACCTTCGTCTGCATGGGCGCGGTGACGCTGGCCTCGACCATGATCTTTTCGCAGCTGGGCGAGGATGAGGACGTGCGCCCCAAGCCGCTGGAGCCGGCCGAGCATGAGTGA
- the erpA gene encoding iron-sulfur cluster insertion protein ErpA — translation MSAVAETIETTTEMPAPIVFTDSAAAKVADLIAEEGNPDLKLRVFVQGGGCSGFQYGFTFDEITNDDDTTMTKNGVSLLIDAMSYQYLVGAEIDYKEDLQGAQFVIKNPNATTTCGCGSSFSV, via the coding sequence ATGAGCGCCGTTGCCGAAACCATCGAAACCACCACCGAAATGCCCGCCCCGATCGTCTTCACCGACAGCGCTGCTGCCAAGGTGGCCGACCTGATCGCCGAGGAGGGCAATCCCGACCTGAAGCTGCGCGTCTTCGTGCAGGGTGGCGGCTGCTCGGGCTTCCAGTACGGCTTCACCTTCGACGAGATCACCAACGACGACGACACCACCATGACCAAGAATGGCGTGTCCCTGCTGATCGACGCCATGAGCTACCAGTACCTGGTCGGCGCAGAGATCGACTACAAGGAAGATCTGCAGGGCGCCCAGTTCGTGATCAAGAACCCGAACGCCACGACCACCTGCGGCTGCGGCTCCAGCTTCTCGGTGTAA
- a CDS encoding IlvD/Edd family dehydratase: MNDKQKPRLRSADWFGTNDKNGFMYRSWMKNQGLPGHVFDGRPVVGICNTWSELTPCNAHFRKLAEHVRRGIYEAGGFPVEFPVFSNGESNLRPTAMLTRNLAAMDVEEAIRGNPIDAVVLLCGCDKTTPALLMGAASCDVPAIVVSGGPMLNGKLDGRNIGSGTAVWQLHESLKAGEIDLHQFLSAEAGMSRSAGTCNTMGTASTMACMAEVLGTSLPHNAAIPAVDSRRYALAHLSGQRIVEMAREGLTLSRVLTREAFENAIRANAAIGGSTNAVIHLKAIAGRMGVPLALEDWTRVGQGMPTLVDLMPSGRFLMEEFYYAGGLPAVLRRMGEAGLLPHPQALTVNGHSLWDNVKDAPLHDDEVIRPLQRPLIADGSIRVLRGNLAPRGAVIKPSAATPALLRHRGRAVVFENLEHYKERIVDESLDVDADSVLVLKHCGPRGYPGMAEVGNMGLPPKLLRRGVKDMVRISDARMSGTAYGTVVLHVAPEAAAGGPLAMVRDGDWIELDSDAGRLHLDIAEDEYRRRMAELRPNEAPADGGYRRLYVSHVLQADEGCDLDFLVGCRGAAVPRHSH; this comes from the coding sequence ATGAACGACAAGCAAAAGCCCAGGCTCCGCTCCGCCGACTGGTTCGGCACGAACGACAAGAACGGCTTCATGTACCGCAGCTGGATGAAGAACCAGGGCCTGCCCGGGCATGTGTTCGACGGCCGCCCTGTGGTAGGCATCTGCAACACCTGGTCCGAGCTGACGCCCTGCAACGCCCATTTCCGCAAGCTCGCCGAGCACGTCAGGCGCGGCATCTACGAGGCCGGCGGGTTTCCGGTCGAGTTCCCGGTGTTCTCCAATGGCGAGTCCAATCTGCGCCCCACGGCCATGCTCACGCGCAACCTGGCCGCCATGGATGTGGAGGAAGCCATCCGGGGCAATCCCATCGATGCCGTGGTGCTGCTGTGCGGTTGCGACAAGACCACGCCGGCGTTGTTGATGGGCGCGGCCAGCTGCGACGTGCCCGCCATCGTGGTCTCGGGCGGGCCCATGCTCAACGGCAAGCTCGACGGCAGGAACATCGGCTCCGGCACGGCCGTGTGGCAGCTGCACGAGTCGCTGAAGGCCGGCGAGATCGACCTGCACCAATTCCTTTCCGCCGAGGCCGGCATGTCCCGCTCGGCCGGCACCTGCAACACCATGGGAACGGCCTCCACCATGGCCTGCATGGCCGAGGTCCTGGGCACCAGCCTGCCGCACAACGCTGCCATCCCGGCCGTGGATTCCCGCCGCTATGCGCTGGCCCACCTGTCAGGCCAGCGCATCGTGGAGATGGCCCGCGAAGGGCTGACGCTGTCCAGGGTGCTGACGCGCGAGGCCTTCGAGAACGCCATCCGTGCCAATGCGGCCATCGGCGGCTCGACCAATGCCGTCATCCACCTCAAGGCCATCGCGGGCCGCATGGGCGTGCCGTTGGCACTGGAGGACTGGACACGCGTGGGCCAGGGCATGCCTACCCTTGTGGACCTGATGCCTTCGGGGCGCTTTCTGATGGAGGAGTTCTACTACGCCGGCGGCCTGCCCGCCGTGTTGCGCCGCATGGGCGAGGCCGGCCTGCTGCCGCACCCGCAGGCGCTCACGGTCAATGGGCACAGCCTCTGGGACAACGTCAAGGATGCGCCCCTGCACGACGACGAGGTCATCCGTCCGCTGCAACGGCCGCTGATCGCAGACGGCAGCATCCGCGTGCTGCGCGGCAACCTGGCACCGCGCGGCGCCGTGATCAAGCCCTCGGCCGCCACGCCCGCACTGCTCAGGCACCGCGGCCGCGCCGTGGTGTTCGAGAACCTGGAGCACTACAAGGAGCGCATCGTGGACGAAAGCCTGGATGTGGATGCCGACTCGGTGCTGGTGCTCAAGCACTGCGGCCCGCGCGGCTATCCGGGCATGGCCGAGGTGGGCAACATGGGCCTGCCTCCCAAGCTGCTGCGCCGCGGCGTCAAGGACATGGTGCGCATCTCCGACGCACGCATGAGCGGCACGGCCTACGGCACGGTGGTGCTGCACGTGGCGCCCGAGGCCGCGGCCGGCGGCCCGCTGGCCATGGTGCGCGACGGCGACTGGATCGAACTCGACAGCGACGCGGGCCGCCTGCACCTGGACATTGCCGAGGATGAGTACCGGCGCCGCATGGCCGAACTCCGGCCCAACGAGGCTCCGGCCGATGGTGGCTACCGGCGGCTGTACGTCAGCCACGTGCTGCAGGCCGACGAGGGCTGCGACCTGGACTTCCTGGTGGGCTGCCGTGGCGCGGCCGTTCCCCGGCACTCGCACTGA
- a CDS encoding LysR substrate-binding domain-containing protein: MNQGHWYLRSRLKTRHMLLLVALADEGNIHRAAEVLAMTQPAASKMLRELEQLLDVRLFERLPRGVRPTEYGQALIRHARLLVESLDQAHDEIAGIREGQAGHVRVGAITSPAVRLLPDVVAGLKRQWPRLNVTVEVESSNVLLERLSQDRLDLVIGRLSAEHDKLGLDYEPLTFEPVNAVARPGHPLLEGGPLALEGLDAATWIVPPLGSVLRHRFELMFQRDSLRPPASVVETSAPLFITRLLERSDMLAVLAADVARYYAERGLVAILPLPMPCQMDDYGLITRNDRLPSPAAARLHAALREAGQALGGEAF, from the coding sequence ATGAACCAGGGGCACTGGTACCTGCGCTCGCGCCTGAAGACCCGCCACATGCTGCTGCTCGTGGCCCTGGCCGACGAGGGCAACATCCACCGTGCGGCCGAGGTGCTGGCCATGACCCAGCCCGCGGCCTCCAAGATGCTGCGCGAGCTGGAGCAACTGCTGGACGTGCGCCTGTTCGAGCGCCTGCCGCGCGGCGTGCGCCCTACCGAATACGGCCAGGCGCTGATCCGCCACGCGCGGCTGCTGGTCGAGAGCCTGGACCAGGCCCACGACGAGATCGCCGGCATACGGGAAGGGCAGGCCGGCCATGTGCGTGTGGGCGCCATCACCTCGCCCGCCGTGCGCCTGTTGCCCGACGTGGTGGCCGGGCTCAAGCGCCAGTGGCCGCGCCTGAACGTGACCGTCGAGGTGGAGAGCAGCAATGTGCTGCTGGAGCGCCTGTCCCAGGATCGGCTGGACCTGGTCATAGGGCGCCTGTCGGCCGAGCACGACAAGCTGGGGCTGGACTATGAGCCGCTGACCTTCGAGCCCGTCAATGCCGTGGCGCGGCCCGGCCATCCCCTACTGGAGGGCGGACCGCTGGCGCTGGAGGGACTGGACGCTGCAACCTGGATCGTTCCGCCGCTGGGCTCGGTGCTGCGCCATCGGTTCGAGCTGATGTTCCAGCGCGACAGCCTGCGGCCGCCCGCCAGCGTGGTCGAAACCTCGGCGCCCCTGTTCATCACGCGGCTGCTCGAGCGCAGCGACATGCTCGCCGTACTGGCCGCCGACGTGGCACGCTACTACGCAGAACGTGGCCTGGTCGCCATCCTGCCCCTGCCCATGCCCTGCCAGATGGACGACTACGGCCTGATCACCCGCAACGACCGCCTGCCCTCACCCGCCGCGGCCCGCCTGCACGCGGCCTTGCGGGAGGCTGGCCAGGCCTTGGGCGGCGAAGCTTTTTGA
- the xdhA gene encoding xanthine dehydrogenase small subunit → MSQSPRSQPIRFYHRGQVVEVSGQHPTRSVLDWLRGEARCTGTKEGCNEGDCGACTVVIAELAEEGAQDAVGGLQLQTVNACIQFLPTLHGKALFTVEDVKGQCAGRPSCAAGKPAEAQLHPVQQALVDCHGSQCGFCTPGFVMSLWSAYEHHQQAGTRPSRQQLADELSGNLCRCTGYRPILDAGQRMFDLPATRMATAPVVQALEGLRSADAGLDYAAPNAARGGRVDSFHAPRTLDGLAAQCEAKPGARLLAGSTDVGLWVTKQFRDLGDIVYVGDVAEMKRVEERHGEASLEGGELYIGAGASLESAWSALAQRFEGLTDVWLRFASLPIRHAGTMGGNVANGSPIGDSPPVLMALDAQIELRKGARVRRMPLPDFYLDYMKNQLEPGEFVQALAVPLAAARRQTRAYKISKRFDCDISALCAGMAIELDGEVVKSARLAFGGMAAVVKRAALAEAAIVGQPWDASAVKAAQAALAQDFKPLSDMRASADYRLKVAQNLLQRLWLETRPQQPLPSQATSVFSVMPHVTHAAVQGA, encoded by the coding sequence ATGAGCCAGAGCCCCCGTTCCCAACCCATCCGCTTCTACCATCGAGGCCAGGTCGTCGAGGTCAGCGGCCAGCATCCCACGCGGTCGGTGCTCGACTGGCTGCGCGGTGAAGCACGCTGCACCGGCACCAAGGAAGGCTGCAACGAGGGCGACTGCGGCGCCTGCACCGTGGTGATCGCCGAGCTGGCCGAGGAGGGGGCGCAGGATGCCGTGGGCGGCCTGCAATTGCAGACCGTCAATGCCTGCATCCAGTTCCTGCCCACGCTGCATGGCAAGGCCTTGTTCACGGTGGAGGATGTCAAGGGACAGTGCGCTGGCCGGCCGTCCTGTGCCGCGGGCAAGCCTGCCGAGGCGCAGCTGCATCCCGTGCAGCAGGCCCTGGTGGACTGCCATGGCTCGCAGTGCGGCTTTTGCACGCCGGGCTTCGTGATGTCGCTGTGGTCGGCCTACGAGCACCACCAGCAGGCCGGCACGCGCCCCTCGCGCCAGCAGCTGGCCGACGAGCTGTCGGGCAACCTGTGCCGTTGCACGGGCTACCGTCCCATCCTGGATGCGGGTCAGCGCATGTTCGACCTGCCCGCCACGCGCATGGCCACCGCGCCCGTGGTGCAGGCGCTCGAGGGCCTGCGGTCCGCGGATGCCGGCCTGGACTACGCCGCGCCCAATGCCGCCCGGGGCGGGCGCGTGGACAGCTTCCATGCACCGCGCACGCTGGACGGGCTGGCGGCGCAATGCGAGGCCAAGCCCGGCGCGCGCCTGCTGGCCGGCTCCACCGACGTGGGCCTGTGGGTGACCAAGCAGTTCCGTGACCTGGGCGACATCGTCTACGTGGGCGACGTGGCCGAGATGAAGCGTGTCGAGGAGCGGCATGGCGAAGCCAGCCTCGAAGGCGGCGAGCTGTACATCGGCGCCGGTGCCTCGCTCGAATCCGCCTGGTCCGCGCTGGCACAGCGCTTCGAGGGCCTGACCGATGTCTGGCTGCGTTTTGCCTCCCTGCCGATACGCCATGCGGGCACCATGGGCGGCAACGTGGCCAACGGCTCGCCGATTGGCGATTCGCCGCCGGTGCTGATGGCTCTGGATGCGCAGATCGAGCTGCGCAAGGGCGCGCGCGTGCGCCGCATGCCGCTGCCCGATTTCTATCTGGACTACATGAAGAACCAACTCGAGCCCGGCGAGTTCGTGCAGGCCCTGGCCGTGCCGCTGGCCGCCGCGCGGCGCCAGACACGGGCGTACAAGATCAGCAAGCGCTTTGACTGCGACATCTCGGCGCTGTGCGCCGGCATGGCCATCGAACTCGATGGCGAGGTGGTGAAGTCGGCACGGCTGGCCTTTGGCGGCATGGCCGCCGTGGTCAAGCGCGCGGCGCTGGCCGAGGCCGCCATCGTGGGCCAGCCCTGGGATGCATCGGCCGTGAAGGCCGCCCAGGCCGCGCTGGCCCAGGACTTCAAGCCCCTGTCCGACATGCGTGCCAGTGCCGACTACCGGCTCAAGGTGGCGCAGAACCTGTTGCAGCGCCTGTGGCTGGAAACCCGTCCCCAGCAGCCGCTGCCCAGTCAAGCCACCAGTGTTTTCAGCGTGATGCCGCATGTGACGCATGCCGCAGTGCAAGGAGCCTGA